A genomic region of Trifolium pratense cultivar HEN17-A07 linkage group LG3, ARS_RC_1.1, whole genome shotgun sequence contains the following coding sequences:
- the LOC123919039 gene encoding squamosa promoter-binding-like protein 3, giving the protein METRRSEGKRSLRYKEEDEEEDEEDMDFEEEEDGRRKRVVTDLYSNKRGSNKAGGSSNITPCCQVENCDADLSEAKQYHRRHKVCEYHAKAPAVHIVGMQQRFCQQCSRFHELSEFDDTKRSCRRRLAGHNERRRKNASDYQGE; this is encoded by the exons ATGGAGACAAGAAGGTCAGAGGGCAAGAGGAGTTTGAGGtacaaagaagaagatgaggaagaagacgaagaagatATGGAttttgaagaggaagaagatggtAGAAGGAAGAGGGTAGTGACAGATCTCTATAGCAACAAGAGAGGTTCTAACAAAGCTGGTGGTAGCTCAAATATTACACCTTGTTGTCAAGTTGAGAATTGTGATGCTGATCTGAGTGAAGCTAAACAGTATCACCGGAGACATAAGGTTTGTGAGTATCATGCTAAGGCACCTGCCGTACACATTGTAGGGATGCAGCAAAGGTTTTGTCAGCAATGTAGCAG aTTCCACGAGCTATCCGAATTTGATGACACAAAAAGGAGTTGTAGAAGGCGTTTGGCCGGGCATAATGAAAGGCGTCGCAAAAATGCAAGTGATTATCAAGGAGAATAA